A window of Aythya fuligula isolate bAytFul2 chromosome 22, bAytFul2.pri, whole genome shotgun sequence contains these coding sequences:
- the CCDC84 gene encoding coiled-coil domain-containing protein 84: MAVHYCSLCRRTSFTGRRHLYSTGHRRRLREALEKLQEEVVAALEVLRDVVVVREEAAEHERRVWCPCCGHAVPRDWRRGGLAVPQAGLLQHLAGPEHRRETARFLRENRAEAALRERLVLSEEDRERLAAALTEALGAYEEQEEERIQQIAASIREAERRQRDTVRAALRVGAGPAASSSVTAPPRDSSHTTEQPGPSSTQTGPDLNWMESGQALTFIGHQETEGKGNVHTGAKPPWLTEEDEGDGSEKQIGPSYEEFLRQKDKQKLKKLPADRVGANFDHASQTGDSWLPSFGRVWNHGRRWQSRHQFRAESGEKKKKR, translated from the exons ATGGCGGTGCATTACTGCTCGCTGTGCCGCCGCACCTCCTTCACCGGCCGCCGCCACCTCTACAGCACCGGGCACCGGCGACGGCTGCGGGAGGCgctggagaagctgcaggaggag GTGGTGGCGGCGCTGGAGGTGCTGCGGGACGTGGTCGTGGtgcgggaggaggcggcggagcACGAGAGGAGGGTTTGGTGCCCCTGCTGCGGCCACGCCGTGCCCCGGGACTGGCGGCGAGGGGGGCTGGCGGTGCCGCAAGCcgggctcctgcagcacctcgCCGG ccccgagcACCGTCGGGAGACAGCGCGGTTCCTGCGGGAGAACCGAGCGGAGGCGGCGCTGCGGGAGCGCCTGGTGCTGTCGGAGGAGGACCGCGAGCGCTTGGCGGCGGCGCTCACAGAGGCGCTGGGTGCCTACGAGGAGCAAGAGGAGGAGCGCATCCAGCAG ATAGCGGCCAGCATCCGGGAGGCAGAGCGCAGGCAGCGGGACACGGTGCGGGCTGCCCTCCGGGTTGGTGCTGgacctgctgcctccagctctgTCACAGCCCCCCCGAG GGATTCCTCTCACACCACCGAGCAGCCTGGCCCAAGCAGCACACAGACAGGACCCGACTTAAATTGGATGGAGTCAGGCCAGGCTTTGACCTTCATTGGCCACCAG gaaacagaagggaaaggaaatgttCACACAG GTGCAAAACCTCCCTGGCTGACAGAGGAAGACGAAGGGGATGGAAGTGAAAAGCAAATTGGACCTTCGTATGAGGAATTTCTAAGGCAAA AGGACAAGCAGAAATTGAAAAAGCTCCCAGCGGACCGCGTTGGTGCCAATTTTGACCACGCCTCTCAGACAGGCGACAGCTGGCTCCCTTCCTTTGGTCGGGTGTGGAACCACGGCAGGAGGTGGCAGTCCAG GCATCAGTTTAGAGCTGAAtcaggggaaaagaagaagaaaaggtga